From the Colletotrichum lupini chromosome 1, complete sequence genome, the window ATCACTGGATACTGTCAGCGAGCGGTACTTCACGGGGGCGATGTAGCATTAACGGAAATATTACAGATGAACTTGGCCTCTAACTCGACTATGACGGGACGTATGGATATCGAAGCACCCGCGGCTGTCCCCAGTCCGCTCGTCGGAACTGACGTGATGAATCTCTTCGAAGGCTGGCTCCCCGACCTGGATCCCATGTTCTTCCACACTATGAGCGCTCAGAACAACATGGACCAATCGACATCTCAGCAGGACTTCCCGATTTCCTCGGATCCGTTGTATGGACATCCCTCTTgacgtataatattattgTACCCAATAAACTCCCGTTACGTGGTACATCCCGCAAAATATCAAAATTCAATTACGATGTCCAGTCAGGCAGCCTAAGTCGATGTGCATAACACTGTGAAATCAGTCGGTTCCTGGATTTCCCCCCTCCAGGAACTTGAAGAATGTAAGACGATTGCCATCGTTATCCTTAATAGTAAATTGACGGTAACCCCAAGGCGTATCTCGGATAGCTTCGACAACTTCGACGTTTCCCTTGGACAATAAAAGGTCGTGGAACTGGTCCAGACCTGCCGTGCCCAAAGCGATCATTACTCCTCCAGGATGGAACTCGTTTGGTTCGCACAGGAAGAAGTAGATGTTGGCAGCAGCCTTATTTCCTGTGTAGACGGAGCAAAAGTAGAGCGGAGAGTCATCACCATTCTCGGGCTTGGTTCCGCCCAGGGTGAACCCCAGCTCGCTCGTATAGAAGTCGACTGTGGCAGCGATATCCCGCGAGCTAAGCGACAGGATTATCTTCCAAGCCGACCCGATACCCTCGCCTTCGGCCATGTACGTGAATCCGGTGTTTGTTGCGTAACCTTTTGCCCAGTCCCCGATGGGATAATTACATGCGTTAATGTTGTCACTTCGTGGTATTCGAGACTGGGGTCTGCCTGATCGCACGGATCAACGCGGCTTctccctccttttttatGCACTCCGCGTTAGGACAGTCGGGGCAGCGCAAGTATATCAGATGGATTGGGTGAACGGACACCGAAGGCCGATCGATGACTGATGTCAATATCTATGCCGTGTAGAGAATTTGTTGTGTTAGGAGAGCGGTGAAGAAAATTCTAAACCGGACCACCGGCACTACATGAAGGAAGTTTCAGACGAATCGGTTGTGGTGGGTGGGATGGACAACGTCATGGTCACATTCGAGTCCAAGCCCATCCGCGTGAGGGACACactccttttcttttcttttcttttcttcttcttggcctGTCTCTTTCAGCCTCCTCCTCGGGTATTTCCCCTCTTTTTCATCCGAGACTGTGCTCCATCGGCACCGTCAGCAAGCCAAGATGGTAACCTCAATCCATTGGCTAAACGTGGCCTAGCTCAGGTTGCTTCCGCATTTTCGGAGACTACCACGACTACCTAGATGTAGGAAGTTGAAGAAGGGTCAGGTGGACCGAACTCAAAATGCAAAATTCGCCCGGCATTGCTGACTGGCCCGTCATCGGAAGTGCCCCGCGTGAGGGGCAGCTCAAACTAAACTCGTTTGTTCCTAGATTAGCAAACTCTTATGCCGTCCGACTCAATAACGTCGGTGATAATAAGCTCGGCGCCGGCGCGCGCGGGGTTTCCAAGAGTTCGAAAATAGCGGATTCTCGCCGAGAGTCGCAGGCCAAGCAGGGTCATTGCATCGCATTAGCGATATGGTATTGATCCCCTTTAAGCCCTTGTTGCCTTTAGATAGACGTTTGGTGGGAGCTCCACCTCTGATGAACAGGAGCTGTAAGATTATGTTTGCAATGGACTGGATAACAGCACGACTTATGGAGTGTTTCAAAACATAATATTACATAGATCAACCCGTATATTCATCGTAGGGTATTAACTAAGAACTAGAAGGTTCGTAGATTCATTACTGCGTTCATCATTGCGCACTTGAGAACTGTAATCGTCGCCGCAAAATTGCAGCTAAAGCAGCCAAGAAAAACACCATCGCTTCAACACAAACGTGTCGCCTCTCTAGATAATTTCATATCTGCGCAGAACAGCAAGGACCAGGGGCGGAATGCCTCGGAGATCGTTCTCATCGGGGCCAAGTCTGGAAAAGTCATCATTTCCCCTGAGGGCTTCTTGAGCAGCGATATTTGCTTCGGGTGTATCAGCGGCACTGATATCCGCAAAGGCAGCTTCCGCGTTGGGAAAGTTGGTGATCGGAATAGCTGCAGCTTCAGCTTCGGTGACAGGACCCGCAAGAGCCTTGTTTCTGTCGCCGACACCAAGGGCTCTTGCCACTCCGGCAAGAAGATCAGTGAGCACAGGCACGGCCTTGGATGGGATCTTGATCTTCCCAGCACGACCATCGTACTCGTCGATGGCGGCTGTGAAGTTGCCCTGAATCTGGTCGCTAATCTGGGTAGCGATGGGTTGGAAAGTTGGATCAAGCGCTTTGGTAAACTAGGCAAGAGTCAGACAGGCACTCCTCTGGATCACAGAAGACTCTTAACTTACTGCACCACCCAAATCTCCGGCCTTGTCCTTTTGAATAACCACAGAGTCGCGAATAAGACTTCTCACGTCCAAGATTCTGAAGCCAGCCTTGTCGAACTCTGGACGCTTACCCTGGACCTCAGTCAACAAGTTGTTAATCTCCGGCTGGAGACCAAGGAACTGTGTGCCGATCTGGGTCCTACAAGTGACAGGGTTAGCACAGACATTTCAGTTTCCCATCGGAGAATCTCAAGAAACAGCGGCTTACGATTCGTTTGCCGGCAGGGTGTTGGTGGCCTCTGCGGACTTTGTGCTGACATCGATGGTACTTCCAAGGGTGACAATCGCCTCGTTTACTTTCAGCAGCCCCACCAAGCCTTTGAGTGTGCCTCCCTCGAAGGGGACAACTGTATCATTGGCTTCGGCAACCCGCTTTCGAAGATCTGCGATCTGGTTTTGGAGGGCAGCAGCTCCTCCTCTGACAGGCTGATTATCACCTTTGCCTCCCTTCCCTTTGTCTTTGTCTCTGCCGCCGCGGCCTTTTGCCTCTGTTATTGGCATCGCCATCTGGGCACTGGCCACGCCAAGGCAGAGAAGGAATGATAGGAGAATGTAGAGCCTCATATTGATAGGCGATTTGGGATAAGTCGGAAAGTAAACGAATGGGGCAGAGTTGCTTAGAAAATGATGGCACAATCTCGTGATAGGTAATTGTCTGCTTTGGGATTTTTGGCTCGGACATGGCGGATAAGATCGTGGGATAAGCCATCACGTAAATACTCGGAATGAGACTTTCACGAGCCGTGACGCCGAGGCAAATTCAGCTACAATATGAACGGGTCTTGATAGACGAACAGGGCTAAGGGTAGATGAGGTAACGGCCAGCCTGACCCCAAATTGACCAAAGAGCCGAAATTCATAGAATCGGCGACTTTGTGACGGGCCATCGCGCCGGCGGGAATCCCAAATCTCTGGGCAGAAGCAAGGGTCGAGCATGATGCCACGCGGGGTTCAGTCTGTAACCACAAAGTTTCTCATCGAAGCCATGCCCTTGAACCCATACAAGCATACAAGTTGGGGGCCCCGTGGGGAACTATGGGCTCCCCGCGAACTGGTGCTGAGACCCCCCTCATGAAACACGGTTGGGTGGGAGACTCTGGACACCATCTTACATGTTTGACCAATCAGACACTTGATGTTTCCGAGTAGACTCGCaacttatacttttaaagtCGTCACCAACAGGGGAAGACTTCGTCAACCTATCTGCTGATCCTATATTACATATAACATACGGATGCCTCGACAACAAGAGCCGCGAATAAATGCCCAGCACCTTCCCTCGGGATGGACGGGGGCTTTACTTCCCATGTCACCCTCCATTCTTGAATGAAGAGGGTGGCCACTAGTGGGATGTGATGAAATAGGGATGTCGCTTTCGCTATGCAACGTTCGTGAAGTCCTGGGTGCACCCTCCATCTCCCCTTTCGACTCTACGTCACCATGGAAAGAAACTGCCACCAGACGATGGGTAGCTTCTGCCATGCATCGGCTGAAAGAGGGGGGATCTATTTGTCTTTCATTGTCTAGACCGCCGTCAAGGTTCCCCGCCCGTGATTTCGCGCAATTGGAGTTCATGGGCTTGATCAAATGAGGGATCAGTGGGAGAAAGCCTCCATCGTCGGGCTTTTTTGACTGCCCATCACATCCATCTCCTCGGGTTCGGTGAAGTCATTGAGCCGTCGCCTAGAGGTCGTTGGACCCTTGGCCCAAGCTGGTCATCCGATGCAATGACTGTAAGAACAGATGATGATCAAGGTCTCTGTAATCACTCTCGCCTATCGCATCTCACGTTCCATCTTCTTTACAAAACTTTGAGACACCGCTACCGGAGCTCATCTACTGGCCGCAGATGGTGGGCTACTAGGCACTTCTGACGGCTCGGAATTGGAAACCACACAGATGCTATGATCTTGGTCGGAGCTCAAGATCTGAGTGATCTCATGACGGGCACCCTCGATGGGGTTACCGGTAGATACGCTACCGACGCTGACAAGCAACCCTGCTTGCGTACATGCACTGCGCTGCACAATCAAAAGTGCGGTCGACAGAAACTATCATCTCTTGCATCCTCAAAGCTGACAGGTTAATATGTAATTTTCGTGTTGTCCTAATCGGGCATCTGCGGGAGATTTCACTGACTCTCCTACCCATTTGAGTTCAGGTCTGCAAACCGAAGCGGTCCTAATCTGATCACGCGATTCGTGCCCCGCACCATGGTTTGATCAGAGGTTGGGAGACAGCGGGAGGGAATCAGAAGAGAAAGAGGGGAGAAAAAGCAAGCAGCCACTTCGAAAGTCTAGACCAGCACGGAAGCAGCTCTTCGAAGTGGAGAAATACCCGTCTTGAATTCCAGTGACCCAACACGATAACGCAGGACTTCGGTCAAGGGGACCCCTAGGCAGGCGATATTAAACACCGAGACGGCGTCCGAGAAACGCGAAGGAGGTCGGGTAGGGTGAGAACCTTTTAGTTAGGCATACAATAAGCTTGGGTATGTGCTCAAGCTAAGCCTTACGACCAGAAGTAATCAGCGGTTACTCAACAGACTAACGTAAGGGCAAAGGGCAAAAAGAATAGTCCCCGCGTTCTCGTAAACGTACAAAGCTAAAACAATTCTACCGTCGATCAATCTTACTTGAGGCTCTGCGAAAGATTCGGCACAGGTCGAGAGTGCTCTGTGCTCCCACCTACATTCGCCGCTTGGACTTGGGGCACCCGGTTTCGGACAATACTGTCCCATTGAGGTTATTTATGTCAAAAACGAAGTAAGCAAGTAGGCTGACAGACTCCAGCTGAAGTCGCTCTGACATCATTACGAGAAGGAATGAGATCATCTAAGGAGATGTTATAGAAGTTGCGAGTCCCTTTTATTAGATGGTGTGATGAGTACCCTGTCTCGGATCTCCATCCATTCACCGGAACGAGTGATGCGATTGATCCAATTTTTTTGAGAAGTACATAACTTCAAGTAGCAATCAACCCTCTAGTAGGACCGATGTGCTGTCAAGTGATCTGAACAGTGGCCGTCAGGATGTCGTGGATGAGTTGCAACGACACATTCCTCAGTACATCATGGACATGACAGTGAAGAACTCTGAGAAAATGAATTTCAGTTGATGTCAGTTCAATTCGTGATTGAGACCCAACTCGCTTCATTTAGATATCATGTGTGTCTGGCTAGCTCATTTGGGTAGAAGCGCCCCATCCAGCTGACGAAACATCTCCTTCTGCCACGTACTCCTGACTCCTGACCAGGTCTCGGGTTTTTGAGGGTCGACGAAATGTGTCCTGGGAAGCTTTTACTGGTGAGCGATCATGCCAGTGTTGTTTGGGAAAATAGGTACCTACCGAGACGCAGACGTTTTCCTACCATCCTCTCGATTTCTTCTCGAGCTTCAAGACTTTGTCCACATCCTCGTTCCACACACGCTCTACAGGTTGCGTGTAAGAAGGGTCAACAGCGATGCCAATCAGGAGAGCCCGGGGCCTTGGATGAAGGTTATGCAGGATGACACTAAGGTTATGAGGACTGTAGCGGTATTCTTCATCTACCTCGGTGAGATCCATGCAAGCAGCGACGTAGTAAGGCGTGTTCTGGAAAATTGGTGGAATGTCGCTGATTCCACGCCCGCGCCCGAGGCCGATAACAACCACGGGAATATTCTGTTTCATTGCTGGAGTCGAGTTCAGGATGACTTAAGCTTCTATATAGACCAATGCGGGCGATAAAGCACATGTATGTAAGCAGTGAAGACACATCGTAAAGAACGCACTGCCGGTCTTGCTTCTCTTGATTATATTTCCTAGCTTGGTACCTTAGCTTATCTGACATCATTTGATCCTAGATGTCTCGGAGCTCAGAGTGACATCCTCCCGCCTAGTGCCTCAGTTGAGAGACGCCAGACGATCGAAAGCACCGGCTCAAAGTAAACATCAGCGCTAAAGTAGCGCTCATTCGCACGGGTAGATCCGGCGTCCTCTTAAATCGGTAGGTATCCAAAAGCACCCAGCATCGCTTTACCTCAGGGACGGCGTTTGACTCAACTACCGACCTGCCCATCATTCGCAT encodes:
- a CDS encoding glyoxalase family protein, translated to MAEGEGIGSAWKIILSLSSRDIAATVDFYTSELGFTLGGTKPENGDDSPLYFCSVYTGNKAAANIYFFLCEPNEFHPGGVMIALGTAGLDQFHDLLLSKGNVEVVEAIRDTPWGYRQFTIKDNDGNRLTFFKFLEGGNPGTD